From Onychostoma macrolepis isolate SWU-2019 chromosome 05, ASM1243209v1, whole genome shotgun sequence, one genomic window encodes:
- the hpda gene encoding 4-hydroxyphenylpyruvate dioxygenase: MTSYTDKGEKPERGKFLHFHHVKFWVGNAKQAAVFYCDKFGFEPLAYKGLETGSREVVSHAIRQDKIIFVFESALNPGNEEMGEHLVKHGDGVKDVAFQVEDCDFLVKKAKERGAVIVKEPWVEQDSGGKIKYAVIRTYGDTTHTFVEYMGPYKGLFLPGYKEPLFRDPLLAKLPPGHLRFIDHIVGNQPDDKMVPVSDWYQKCLWFHRFWSIDDKQIHTEYSALRSIVVTNYEETIKMPINEPATGKKKSQIQEYIDYNGGPGVQHIALNTSNIIQAIVNLRARGLEFLSVPDNYYDTLRQSLKTAKIKVKEDLKTLQELKILVDYDDKGYLLQIFTKPVQDRPTLFLEVIQRNNHSGFGAGNFKSLFEAIEKDQDARGNLTILTPESQGVPKAFY, translated from the exons ATG ACTTCCTACACTGACAAAGGAGAGAAG ccAGAGAGAGggaaatttttacattttcaccaTGTGAAATTCTGGGTGGGAAACGCCAAACAG GCTGCGGTGTTTTACTGTGATAAGTTTGGCTTCGAGCCGCTGGCGTATAAAGGTCTGGAGACGGGCAGCAGAGAGGTGGTGTCTCACGCCATCAGACAAgacaag ATAATCTTCGTCTTTGAGTCCGCTCTGAACCCTGGGAATGAGG AAATGGGCGAGCATCTCGTGAAACATGGAGACGGAGTGAAAGACGTGGCATTTCAAGTGGAGGACTGTGACTTTTTAGTAAAG AAAGCCAAAGAGAGAGGAGCGGTGATCGTCAAAGAGCCGTGGGTCGAGCAGGATTCAGGCGGCAAAATCAAATACGCCGTAATTCGGACG TACGGAGACACGACGCACACGTTTGTGGAGTACATGGGGCCATATAAAGGTCTGTTTCTGCCCGGATACAAAGAGCCGCTGTTCAGAGACCCTCTGTTAGCAAAACT GCCGCCGGGACATTTACGCTTCATCGATCACATTGTGGGAAACCAGCCAGATGATAAAATGGTGCCAGTTTCTGACTG GTATCAGAAGTGTCTGTGGTTCCACAGGTTCTGGTCCATCGATGATAAGCAGATCCACACTGAATACAGCGCTCTCAGGTCCATCGTAGTCACAAATTATGAGGAAACCATCAAGATGCCCATTAATGAACCAGCCACGGGGAAAAAGAAATCACAAATCCAG GAGTATATCGACTACAACGGAGGACCTGGAGTGCAGCACATTGCACTAAACACTTCCAACATCATCCAAGCT ATTGTGAACCTCCGAGCTCGAGGGTTGGAGTTCCTGTCTGTACCTGATAATTACTACGACACCCTACGGCAGAGTCTCAAGACGGCCAAGATCAAGGTGAAGGAGGACCTAAAAACACTGCAG GAGTTAAAAATCTTAGTAGACTATGACGATAAAGGTTACCTGCTACAGATCTTCACCAAACCCGTGCAGGACAGACCGACGCTCTTCCTGGAGGTCATCCAGAGGAACAACCACTCT GGTTTTGGAGCTGGAAACTTCAAATCTCTGTTCGAGGCCATTGAGAAAGACCAGGACGCCAGAGGAAACCTCACGATTCTCACACCGGAGAGCCAGGGCGTCCCGAAGGCCTTTTACTAA